One Candidatus Eisenbacteria bacterium DNA window includes the following coding sequences:
- a CDS encoding OadG family protein, which produces MNGNLTLALVGLGIVFMVQVLITLVVSLVRRIDRGWQDREERQASAALDKQQNLDTVTVVLIAAAVATIVGGRHRIRSVRRLLSVDSPSSPWSSQGRATLQGSHVLVRRPQPPQ; this is translated from the coding sequence ATGAACGGCAACCTCACACTCGCGCTGGTCGGGCTCGGCATCGTGTTCATGGTGCAGGTCCTGATCACGCTGGTCGTCTCGCTGGTGCGCCGGATCGACCGGGGCTGGCAGGATCGTGAGGAACGCCAAGCCTCCGCCGCCCTCGATAAACAGCAGAACCTGGACACCGTCACGGTGGTCCTCATCGCCGCCGCGGTAGCCACCATCGTCGGAGGTCGCCACCGGATCCGCTCGGTCCGCCGGCTTCTCTCCGTGGATTCGCCGAGCAGCCCCTGGTCGAGTCAGGGGCGCGCGACCCTGCAGGGATCGCACGTACTCGTACGCAGACCCCAGCCGCCGCAGTGA
- a CDS encoding aldehyde dehydrogenase family protein has protein sequence MLKPTYPFYLANEPMEPNHDLVVTDKYSGETAARVALADAKHIDRGIAAAVEAAAPMRRMPAYERQEVLNHCVARFRERADELAHALCVEAGKPIRDARGEVSRLIDTFRYAAEESVRVTGEVMEMEIGPRVKGYAGMWKRVPIGPCSFISPFNFPLNLVAHKVAPALAVGCPFVLKPASHTPIGALIIGEILAETSLPKGAFSVLPCRRDGANLFTEDDRLKLLSFTGSPEVGWALKAKAGKKKVVLELGGNAAVIVDQDADIDDVIDRVIVGAFYQSGQSCISVQRILVHESLYDALKDKLVAATKKLRMGDPKEEETFIGPMISLKEAERLHGWILAAKERGARVLCGGNRKGAMLEATLMEDVPKSENVCTQEAFGPLAVLSRFRGFDEALAEVNDSDFGLQAGIFTRDLFKAHKAWEELEVGGVVIGDVPSWRVDHMPYGGVKESGLGREGIRFAMEDMSEIRLLAIRGAR, from the coding sequence ATGCTCAAACCGACTTATCCTTTTTACCTCGCGAACGAGCCGATGGAGCCGAATCACGACCTCGTCGTGACGGATAAGTATTCCGGAGAGACGGCGGCGCGGGTCGCCCTGGCCGACGCGAAGCACATCGACCGCGGAATCGCCGCGGCGGTGGAGGCGGCGGCGCCGATGCGCCGCATGCCCGCCTACGAGAGGCAGGAGGTCCTGAACCACTGCGTCGCCCGCTTCCGCGAGCGCGCCGACGAACTCGCCCACGCCCTGTGCGTCGAGGCGGGAAAGCCGATTCGCGACGCCCGCGGCGAGGTTTCGCGCCTGATCGACACATTCCGCTACGCGGCCGAGGAGTCGGTGCGCGTGACCGGCGAGGTGATGGAGATGGAGATCGGACCCCGCGTCAAAGGGTACGCGGGCATGTGGAAGCGGGTCCCTATCGGCCCCTGCTCGTTCATTTCGCCCTTCAACTTTCCACTGAATCTCGTCGCCCACAAGGTGGCGCCCGCCCTCGCCGTCGGCTGCCCCTTCGTGCTGAAGCCGGCGAGCCACACCCCCATCGGCGCCCTCATCATCGGCGAGATCCTCGCCGAGACCTCCCTGCCGAAGGGCGCCTTTTCCGTCCTTCCCTGCCGCCGCGACGGCGCGAACCTCTTCACCGAGGACGACCGCCTCAAGCTGCTCAGCTTCACCGGCTCCCCGGAGGTCGGCTGGGCGCTGAAGGCAAAGGCGGGAAAGAAGAAGGTGGTGCTCGAGCTGGGGGGAAACGCCGCGGTGATCGTCGACCAAGACGCCGACATCGACGACGTGATCGACCGGGTCATCGTGGGCGCATTCTATCAGTCCGGCCAGAGCTGCATCAGCGTGCAACGCATCCTGGTCCACGAGTCGCTCTACGACGCGCTCAAGGACAAACTCGTCGCCGCGACGAAGAAGCTGAGGATGGGAGACCCGAAGGAGGAGGAGACCTTCATCGGGCCGATGATCTCCCTCAAGGAGGCGGAACGCCTTCACGGCTGGATCCTCGCGGCGAAGGAGCGGGGCGCCCGCGTCCTCTGCGGCGGGAACCGGAAGGGGGCGATGCTCGAGGCGACCCTCATGGAGGACGTCCCCAAGAGCGAGAATGTCTGCACCCAAGAAGCCTTCGGACCCCTGGCGGTGCTCTCCCGTTTTCGCGGCTTCGACGAGGCGCTCGCCGAGGTGAACGACAGCGACTTCGGGCTGCAGGCGGGTATCTTTACGCGGGACCTCTTCAAGGCGCACAAAGCCTGGGAGGAACTGGAAGTGGGAGGCGTGGTGATAGGCGACGTCCCCAGCTGGCGCGTGGACCACATGCCCTACGGCGGCGTGAAGGAGAGCGGCCTCGGCCGCGAGGGGATCCGCTTCGCCATGGAGGACATGAGCGAGATCCGCCTCCTGGCGATCCGCGGCGCGCGGTAG
- the trmB gene encoding tRNA (guanosine(46)-N7)-methyltransferase TrmB yields the protein MGIAHISLRPYVDWRIEQRPIDWPRLFGRGAPLELEIGFGNGGYLIERAVERPERDFVGVELGWESARRALRRAARAGVSNVRVLKVDARVALERIFAPGSLDRVYSLFPCPWPKEKHIKHRLFSNEFLRLLNGRLAPEGEVRVVTDHHDFLDWVLEQTPGAGFEAEWQAIPPGFDTKYERKWRETGRTEFYDLTLRKREEIVVPAKEEIELRVHTLKRFDPERFAPEGVRGDVTVEFKDFLFDPVRERAMLRVYVVEETLHQGFWIEVVRRGDGWRVRPASGCGIVPTPGAQRALDAVRDSARE from the coding sequence ATGGGAATCGCGCACATCAGCTTGCGTCCCTACGTGGACTGGAGGATCGAGCAGCGGCCGATCGATTGGCCGCGCCTCTTCGGGAGGGGCGCGCCCCTGGAGCTGGAGATCGGCTTCGGCAACGGCGGCTATCTGATCGAGAGGGCGGTGGAGCGCCCGGAGCGCGATTTCGTCGGCGTGGAACTCGGTTGGGAGTCGGCGCGGCGGGCGCTCCGGCGCGCCGCAAGGGCGGGCGTTTCGAACGTGCGGGTCCTGAAGGTGGACGCCCGGGTCGCCCTCGAACGGATCTTCGCGCCCGGCTCGCTCGACCGGGTTTACAGCCTCTTCCCCTGCCCTTGGCCGAAGGAGAAGCACATCAAACACCGCCTTTTCTCGAATGAGTTTCTGCGGCTGTTGAATGGACGGCTCGCGCCGGAAGGGGAGGTGCGCGTGGTGACCGACCACCACGACTTCCTCGATTGGGTGTTGGAGCAGACGCCGGGCGCCGGGTTCGAGGCGGAGTGGCAGGCGATTCCGCCCGGGTTCGACACGAAGTACGAGAGGAAGTGGCGCGAGACGGGCCGGACCGAATTCTACGACCTCACCCTCCGCAAGAGGGAGGAGATCGTCGTGCCGGCGAAGGAGGAGATCGAATTGCGGGTGCACACGTTGAAGCGTTTCGACCCGGAGCGGTTCGCGCCGGAGGGAGTTCGCGGCGATGTCACCGTCGAGTTCAAGGACTTCCTCTTCGATCCGGTCCGGGAGAGGGCGATGCTGCGCGTCTACGTGGTGGAGGAGACGCTTCACCAGGGGTTCTGGATCGAGGTCGTCCGGCGCGGCGATGGTTGGAGGGTGCGCCCCGCCTCCGGCTGCGGCATCGTGCCGACGCCGGGCGCGCAGAGGGCGCTCGACGCGGTGCGGGATTCCGCCCGGGAGTAG
- a CDS encoding DNA alkylation repair protein, with translation MTPAAAPAPRTIAAEALARIRSLADPKRAESNQRFFKEPVPMYGLDAKTIRTITRETASRVKGAWTVRETVRFVDAMVRDPRWEARAVAYLMLERHAKDAGPELLPAVRRWLEKSCGNWAAVDTLAPSVLAPLLDRHPELIGEVTAWTDSPNLWLRRGAAVAFVPLARKGRRLNEAYRVAGRLLGDDEDLMHKAVGWLLREAGRTDRPRLEAWLRKKGPRIPRTSLRYAIEHFPETRRKALLRDTRPR, from the coding sequence ATGACGCCCGCCGCCGCGCCGGCGCCCCGAACGATCGCCGCCGAGGCGCTCGCCCGGATCCGCTCCCTCGCCGATCCGAAGCGCGCCGAGTCGAACCAGCGCTTCTTCAAGGAGCCGGTTCCGATGTACGGCCTGGACGCGAAGACGATCCGCACGATCACCCGGGAAACGGCGTCGCGCGTGAAGGGCGCCTGGACGGTCCGGGAAACGGTTCGTTTCGTCGACGCGATGGTCCGGGATCCCCGCTGGGAAGCGCGCGCCGTCGCCTATCTGATGCTCGAGCGCCACGCGAAGGACGCGGGGCCGGAGCTGCTCCCGGCGGTCCGCCGCTGGCTGGAGAAGAGCTGCGGCAACTGGGCGGCCGTGGATACTCTGGCGCCGTCGGTGCTCGCGCCCCTCCTCGACCGCCATCCGGAGCTGATCGGCGAAGTGACCGCCTGGACGGACTCACCGAACCTCTGGCTCCGGCGCGGCGCCGCGGTCGCCTTCGTCCCCCTCGCGCGCAAGGGCCGCCGTCTGAACGAGGCGTACCGGGTCGCCGGCCGCCTCCTCGGCGACGACGAAGACTTGATGCACAAAGCGGTCGGCTGGCTCCTCCGGGAAGCGGGGCGAACGGACCGGCCCCGATTGGAGGCTTGGCTTCGAAAGAAGGGCCCGCGCATCCCCCGCACCTCCCTCCGCTACGCCATCGAACATTTCCCCGAAACGCGGCGGAAGGCGCTCCTCCGGGACACCCGGCCGCGGTAG
- a CDS encoding D-alanine--D-alanine ligase: MARRTIRVGVLFGGQSSEHEVSLASAHSVMRALEACDDFEVVPIGITRSGRWLVGAEAHPALIAQAKVRLGEPPPPPRDISRGAEPVALLPDGGERALLPIREGGEARPVDVIFPVLHGPKGEDGTVQGFLELAGIPYVGSGVAASAVGMDKDLMKRLFRDAGLRTAEWITVRKGRWKEDRETVLREASRIGFPCFVKPANLGSSVGIGKAKDGDGLARAIDEAALYDLKILVERAVDAREIECSVLGNDDPRASVPGEVVSNREFYDYRAKYIDGASRLLIPAPIPPETAEEVRRVSVEAFRTLDCAGMARVDFFLDRGTGELYINELNTIPGFTSISMYNKLWEASGVGYTELVVRLVQLALERYRERKDLDLSPRIGEADGEESA; encoded by the coding sequence ATGGCGCGAAGAACGATCCGCGTCGGCGTCCTCTTCGGCGGACAGTCGAGCGAGCACGAGGTCTCCCTCGCGTCGGCCCATTCGGTGATGCGGGCTCTCGAGGCGTGCGACGATTTCGAGGTGGTCCCCATCGGGATCACCCGGAGCGGCCGCTGGTTGGTCGGCGCCGAAGCCCATCCCGCCTTGATCGCGCAGGCCAAGGTCCGCCTCGGCGAGCCGCCGCCGCCCCCCCGGGACATCTCCCGCGGCGCCGAGCCGGTGGCGCTCCTGCCGGACGGCGGCGAGCGCGCGCTCCTGCCGATCCGCGAGGGAGGGGAGGCGCGGCCGGTGGACGTGATCTTCCCGGTGCTCCACGGTCCCAAAGGGGAAGACGGCACGGTGCAGGGCTTCCTCGAACTGGCCGGCATTCCCTACGTCGGGAGCGGCGTCGCGGCCTCGGCGGTGGGGATGGACAAGGATCTGATGAAGAGGCTCTTCCGCGACGCCGGGCTCCGGACGGCGGAGTGGATCACGGTGCGCAAGGGGCGCTGGAAGGAAGACCGGGAAACGGTCCTCCGGGAGGCGTCCCGGATCGGCTTTCCCTGTTTCGTCAAGCCGGCGAATCTCGGGTCCAGCGTGGGGATCGGCAAGGCGAAGGACGGGGACGGCCTCGCGCGGGCGATCGACGAGGCCGCTCTTTACGACCTCAAGATTCTTGTGGAACGGGCGGTCGACGCGCGGGAGATCGAGTGCAGCGTGCTCGGCAACGACGACCCGCGGGCGTCCGTGCCGGGCGAGGTGGTGTCGAACCGGGAGTTCTACGATTACCGCGCCAAGTACATCGACGGCGCCTCGCGGCTGCTCATCCCGGCGCCGATCCCGCCGGAGACCGCCGAGGAGGTGCGCCGCGTTTCGGTAGAGGCCTTCCGGACGCTCGACTGCGCCGGCATGGCGCGGGTCGACTTTTTTCTCGACCGGGGAACGGGCGAACTCTACATCAACGAGCTGAACACGATCCCCGGCTTCACGTCGATCAGCATGTACAACAAGCTGTGGGAAGCGAGCGGCGTCGGCTACACCGAACTGGTGGTGCGCCTCGTGCAACTCGCCCTCGAACGATACCGGGAGCGGAAGGACCTCGATCTGTCGCCGCGCATCGGAGAAGCGGACGGGGAGGAATCGGCATGA
- a CDS encoding acyl-CoA carboxylase subunit beta: MNEDKIKKLNEMRARLYQGGGAKRIEKHHAAGKLTARERLALLYDPDTFQESYLFIKHQCMHFGMAGKEMPGEGAVTGFGVVEGRPVYAVSQDFTVAGGSVGMTHALKIQAVMDAALKTGDPFIFINDSGGARIQEGIDSLSGYGGIFYRNVLLSGVVPQISIIAGPCAGGAAYSPALTDFVIQVRGTGQMFITGPKVISEVTGEQVTAEELGGVETTSRLSGVAHFVAEDDEDAIALTRRLLSFLPSNNTEDPPFYRELHEEEVAADESLNTVVPANPREPYDMHEVIGRVVDRGDFLEVHASFAPNLLVGFARLEGRTVGVIANQPMHKAGVLDIDSSCKGSSFIRFCNAFNIPLITFVDVPGFLPGLQQEYGGIIRHGAKMLFAYSSATVPKMTVVVRKAYGGSFLAMCSKDMGADRICAWPTAEIAVMGAEGAVNILYRKEIEEAEDPRAERNRRVQEYRETFSNPYVAASRGMVDDIIEPADTRVYLAASLEVLRAKRELRPQKKHGLIPL, translated from the coding sequence ATGAACGAAGACAAGATCAAAAAACTCAATGAGATGCGCGCACGTCTCTACCAGGGAGGCGGGGCGAAGCGAATTGAGAAACATCACGCGGCCGGCAAACTCACCGCCCGGGAGCGGCTCGCGCTGCTCTACGACCCGGACACTTTTCAGGAGTCCTACCTCTTCATTAAACACCAGTGCATGCACTTCGGAATGGCGGGGAAGGAGATGCCCGGCGAGGGGGCGGTTACCGGGTTCGGCGTCGTCGAGGGGCGGCCGGTCTACGCGGTGAGCCAGGATTTCACCGTCGCCGGCGGCTCGGTGGGGATGACCCACGCCCTCAAGATCCAGGCGGTGATGGACGCGGCGCTCAAAACCGGCGACCCGTTCATTTTCATCAACGACAGCGGCGGCGCCCGCATCCAGGAGGGGATCGACAGCCTCTCCGGGTACGGCGGCATCTTCTACAGGAACGTGCTCCTTTCCGGCGTGGTCCCCCAGATCAGCATCATCGCCGGTCCCTGCGCGGGAGGCGCGGCCTACTCGCCGGCGCTCACCGATTTCGTCATCCAGGTGCGGGGCACGGGGCAGATGTTCATCACCGGGCCGAAGGTGATCAGCGAGGTGACCGGCGAGCAGGTGACGGCGGAGGAACTCGGCGGCGTGGAGACCACGAGCCGTTTGAGCGGCGTCGCCCATTTCGTCGCCGAGGACGACGAGGACGCCATCGCCCTCACCCGCAGGCTCCTCTCCTTCCTGCCGAGCAACAACACCGAGGATCCGCCCTTCTACCGGGAGCTGCACGAGGAGGAAGTCGCCGCCGACGAATCGCTCAACACGGTCGTCCCCGCGAATCCGCGCGAGCCCTACGACATGCACGAGGTGATCGGGCGCGTCGTGGACCGGGGCGATTTTCTGGAGGTCCACGCCTCCTTCGCGCCCAACCTGCTCGTCGGTTTCGCGCGGCTCGAGGGCCGGACCGTCGGCGTGATCGCCAACCAGCCGATGCACAAGGCGGGCGTTCTCGACATCGATTCATCCTGCAAGGGTTCGAGCTTCATTCGTTTCTGCAACGCCTTCAACATCCCGCTGATCACCTTCGTGGACGTGCCCGGCTTCCTGCCCGGGCTGCAGCAGGAGTACGGCGGCATCATTCGGCACGGCGCCAAGATGCTCTTCGCCTACTCCTCCGCCACGGTGCCGAAGATGACCGTGGTGGTTCGCAAGGCCTACGGCGGCTCCTTCCTCGCCATGTGTTCCAAGGACATGGGCGCCGACCGGATCTGCGCCTGGCCGACCGCGGAAATCGCGGTCATGGGCGCCGAGGGGGCGGTGAACATCCTTTACCGCAAGGAGATCGAAGAAGCGGAGGACCCGAGGGCGGAGCGGAACCGGCGGGTGCAGGAGTACCGGGAGACGTTCTCCAATCCCTATGTGGCGGCGTCCCGGGGAATGGTGGACGACATCATCGAACCGGCGGACACCCGCGTGTATTTGGCCGCTTCCCTGGAAGTGCTCCGCGCCAAGAGAGAGCTGCGGCCCCAGAAGAAGCACGGACTGATCCCGCTCTGA
- a CDS encoding biotin/lipoyl-binding protein → MKLKITVHGVAYEVEVEVLDPGEGFTSLAPLPHVQTASPKAQTAPPASVPKPLKPSATPAAQAPKPGDTSTVASPIAGTVVEVKSKPGDNVKAGDALLVIEAMKMNTSIVAPGAGRIRSVEVAAGDTVREGQTLVVFE, encoded by the coding sequence ATGAAGCTCAAAATCACCGTGCACGGTGTGGCTTATGAGGTGGAGGTGGAGGTGCTCGATCCCGGCGAGGGGTTCACCTCTCTCGCGCCCCTGCCCCACGTGCAGACCGCCTCGCCCAAGGCGCAGACCGCGCCGCCGGCATCCGTCCCCAAGCCCCTCAAGCCCTCCGCGACTCCGGCGGCCCAAGCGCCCAAGCCGGGCGACACGAGCACCGTCGCCTCGCCGATCGCCGGCACCGTGGTCGAGGTGAAAAGCAAGCCGGGCGACAACGTGAAGGCGGGTGACGCGCTCCTGGTCATCGAGGCGATGAAGATGAACACCAGCATCGTCGCCCCCGGCGCCGGACGGATCCGCTCGGTGGAGGTCGCCGCCGGCGACACGGTTCGGGAAGGCCAGACGCTCGTCGTTTTCGAATAG
- a CDS encoding cytochrome ubiquinol oxidase subunit I yields MGLDAVLLSRIQFALTIGFHYLFPPLTIGLAALMVFMEAMFHRTGDRLYESMARFWTKIFAVNFALGVATGIVMEFQFGTNWSAYSRFVGDIFGSPLAAEGLFAFFLESTFLGILVFGWDRVSPRMHLVSTILVATGSILSAFWIIVANSWQQTPAGFRIVGEGAMRRAEITDFWAAVFNPSTMTRYVHVILGAFILGAFFVAGVAAWYLLKGRHVAFAKRSMTLALVLAAVSSTAQLASGHHQANNVAEHQPIKMAAYEGHYRSLRGGAPLYLFGFPDDDAMKVRMGIGIPGMLSFLIHNDWKEPVPALDQFPREDWPPVGLTFQSYHVMIALGMYFIGLSLLGLVLLRRDLLFRTRPLLWVFVFSVAGPYLANQFGWTGAEVGRQPWIVYGLLRTSDGVSRSVSAGEVLASTLLFSLVYLGLFILWLWLLGRKLKHGPEPLETSTAVPAGTRSQEA; encoded by the coding sequence ATGGGTCTCGACGCGGTATTGCTCTCGCGGATCCAATTCGCCCTCACCATCGGCTTCCACTATCTGTTCCCCCCCCTCACCATCGGCCTCGCCGCGCTCATGGTTTTCATGGAGGCGATGTTCCATCGCACCGGCGACCGCCTCTACGAATCGATGGCGCGCTTCTGGACCAAGATCTTCGCCGTCAACTTCGCCCTCGGAGTGGCGACGGGGATCGTGATGGAGTTCCAGTTCGGGACGAACTGGTCGGCCTACTCCCGCTTCGTGGGCGACATCTTCGGATCGCCCCTCGCCGCGGAGGGACTCTTCGCCTTCTTCCTGGAATCCACATTCCTGGGGATCCTGGTCTTCGGGTGGGACCGCGTGTCGCCGCGGATGCACCTGGTCTCCACGATCCTCGTGGCGACCGGCTCGATCCTTTCCGCCTTCTGGATCATCGTCGCCAATTCGTGGCAGCAGACTCCGGCGGGTTTCCGGATCGTCGGCGAGGGGGCGATGCGGCGCGCCGAGATCACCGACTTTTGGGCGGCCGTGTTCAACCCCTCCACGATGACCCGTTACGTCCACGTGATCCTCGGCGCCTTCATTCTGGGCGCGTTCTTCGTGGCGGGCGTGGCGGCCTGGTATCTGCTCAAGGGGCGACACGTCGCTTTCGCCAAGCGCTCGATGACGCTCGCCCTCGTTTTGGCGGCGGTCTCCTCGACGGCGCAGCTCGCCTCGGGCCATCACCAGGCGAACAACGTCGCCGAGCACCAGCCGATCAAGATGGCCGCCTACGAAGGGCACTACCGGAGCCTGCGCGGCGGGGCGCCCCTCTACCTGTTCGGCTTCCCCGACGACGACGCGATGAAGGTGAGAATGGGGATCGGCATCCCCGGCATGCTCAGCTTCCTGATCCACAACGACTGGAAGGAGCCGGTGCCGGCCCTCGATCAATTCCCGCGGGAGGACTGGCCGCCGGTGGGACTCACTTTCCAGAGCTATCACGTGATGATCGCCCTCGGGATGTACTTCATCGGTCTCTCCCTCCTCGGCCTCGTGCTTCTGCGGCGGGATCTCCTTTTCCGGACGCGCCCGCTCCTGTGGGTCTTCGTCTTCTCCGTCGCCGGTCCCTATCTGGCCAATCAATTCGGTTGGACGGGCGCCGAGGTGGGCCGGCAACCCTGGATCGTCTACGGCCTGCTCCGCACCTCGGACGGCGTGTCCCGTTCGGTCTCCGCCGGCGAGGTGCTCGCGTCGACCCTCCTCTTCTCACTGGTCTATCTGGGCCTCTTCATCCTCTGGCTCTGGTTGTTGGGCCGCAAGCTGAAGCACGGTCCCGAGCCTCTCGAGACGTCCACCGCCGTCCCCGCCGGGACACGATCGCAGGAGGCGTGA
- a CDS encoding HAD hydrolase-like protein: MRIVLFDIDGTLLLSGGAGLRALNRAWEEIFGHPGAMNDIRPDGMTDGAIIAEMGRRRMGRPPTAEEEGLVEKLYLRYLEDELPRSEGYRLMPGVTELLKRLSGEEDLLLGLVTGNFEPASRLKLRRGALEGFFRFGGYATDSFDRMELTRIGIERGRALAGAPVPDRAVFLVGDTVHDVRCGRASGARVVAVATGSTPAETLRAEGPEHVLPDLTDTERVAGILRG; encoded by the coding sequence ATGCGGATCGTCCTGTTCGATATCGACGGCACCCTGCTGCTCTCCGGAGGCGCCGGGCTCAGGGCGCTGAATCGCGCCTGGGAGGAAATCTTCGGCCACCCGGGGGCGATGAACGATATCCGGCCGGACGGGATGACCGACGGCGCGATCATCGCCGAGATGGGGCGACGGCGGATGGGGCGGCCGCCGACGGCGGAGGAGGAAGGATTGGTGGAGAAGCTCTACCTCCGCTACTTGGAGGATGAACTCCCCCGCTCCGAGGGATATCGCCTGATGCCGGGCGTGACGGAGTTGCTGAAACGCCTCTCCGGCGAGGAGGACCTTCTGCTCGGTCTGGTGACGGGCAACTTCGAGCCCGCTTCGCGGCTCAAACTGCGCCGCGGCGCCCTGGAGGGTTTCTTCCGCTTCGGCGGTTACGCCACCGACTCCTTCGATCGCATGGAACTGACGCGGATCGGCATCGAGAGGGGCCGCGCCCTGGCCGGCGCGCCGGTGCCGGACCGCGCGGTTTTCCTCGTCGGCGACACGGTGCACGACGTGCGCTGCGGCCGCGCCTCCGGCGCGCGGGTCGTCGCCGTCGCCACCGGCTCCACGCCGGCGGAAACGCTCCGCGCCGAGGGCCCGGAGCATGTCCTCCCCGATCTCACCGACACGGAGCGCGTCGCCGGCATCCTGCGGGGCTGA